A segment of the Trifolium pratense cultivar HEN17-A07 linkage group LG7, ARS_RC_1.1, whole genome shotgun sequence genome:
CACCTggtaaaataacattttaagaataactattcaaaccaaattttcatttgaaacttttataaaaaaaatttttacacaaaattatgtaaaactacaagaatctatttttaaaaaaatctataacaaacaggcCCATATATATGATTTTGACCCCACTACTCGAAATTTCTGGATTCGTCCATGTcgagggcactgtttagcaatgaccataaagttttttttgacaaataaagttaattcatataaaaacataataaacattcaaaaaaatatataaaaacataataaagttaattattataaaaaatttattataaagttaattactatcaaaatTACTAAGTTACCATAAACAttcttgataatttttttaatttaattgtcgTTATTGTCTTTTTGTTCCACTAAAAATGCAAAATCTTATATTGTTTAAATTTTCGTCAATTTTAGCAAcaactaaatatatattttcctaCTCAATTATactctatttttatttgtatatctACTCTTAATAacataataaatttaattactatcaaatttactgaATTAGCCTAAATATTTCTagttaaaatttctaatttaatGCTCTTAAAACGTTACGAGACAATTGTTGATAgtgatacataatttttttcactaatattttataaaaaaaaaaaataaaaaaatttattcttaattctaaaaaaagttaacttatttttatagaataatcttttctctttttgataatatagaataattttttctaatttaatagaataaaaaatttaaatatcggATAAAAATCAATTGACCTGTGCATTCACACGAgtctctaaatttatttttcccctAAAATTACTGCAGTCAAAAGAATCTACACCATTGAAAATATCAAATGTCCCTCATCATCTATtatgtttggtctagtggtgaggggtttgagtagtatgttataTATTCGATTCTCAGCTCGTTGTATGCACTGTCagtgttaagttttttttattcatgcGTCAAACGATATACCAATGCATTTTTAAGGCACGAAGTTGTTTCCATGTGTGGagagtgaagaaaaaaaaaagtcttcttAAATGGGCCTGGTCCAAATTTAGTTGATGGGCTTTAGCCCAATAAGAAAGAGATAGGACATTATACTTTGGGGGGTTCGTATAGTATTAGTACGTTTCCACAATGAATTAAAAACACAAGACgcataacataacataaataACACCATTGTTCTCTTCCCTTCgataaatattaataaacaaagaaacaaaagaaagtgTTGTTAGGGTTTTGATAGTAACTCAGTGAGTGTTGAATCGAATCGAATCGAATCGAATCCATGGAAGCCATAACAGAGGGagttaacaacatcaacattaaTAATAACTCAAACTCCGATTCGTATAAGAAGAATCGCATTCAAGTTTCTAACACTAAGAAACCCCTCTTCTTCTATGTTAATCTCGCCAAGGTATCTCTCTCTTAACATACATAAtcattgtgtttgttttgtttaattactgtgtttttcttcttaattttgtttaatttgttgatttacgtgttgttattattattgttgcaGAGATACATGCAACAACATAATGAGGTCGAACTCTCTGCACTAGGAATGGGTATGTATATTATCCAAATCCCAaccacctttttttttttttttaaatatttttatttgcaGTTAATTCAACTTTGAGGGTGTTacttttttaagaatttttttttaggaaattaATTGAACTTTTAAGAATGCCTCTGTTGGGGATAGATTGTATAGGTTTGTTTTGCTGATGTATAGTATGGTATAGTTAGGGTTGTAACAAATTATTGTAGAAAATCTGATAAAGACAAATTGGATAAACTATTACTTTTGAGCTATGAAGCATGGACTCAGACACGGACACCAAACATGACATGGACACTGACactcgacaccgataataatatGGGGACACTGACactcgacaccgataataatatGAGAATATGGCATAATTAAGTGtgatcataagtgtcggtgtccgacacggCCGACATGAGACACTGCTAATTTGAGGATTAGAGGAGTGTCTATGCTTCATAGGTTTGGAGGTAGTGTACTAAGAGATTTATCTTTGATAATTGAACTATTCTGTTTGATTGAAACAGTTGCAACCGTATGCTATAAGTATATTTGCAACGATGAATGCAAGACTAGAAGGAATTAAGTTTTGGGATGTGATTATGCATGTAGAAACACATTTTCTTGAATAGAACTACATTACAAAATACAAACTTAAAATGTGGATGAAAATGCAGCATGTTTTGTGACTTATGTATATAATTTTCTTGTTTATCTCTTTTCCTAAGTAGAATCTTAATATGATTtctgattttgttttctttgtctTTGTTACAGCTATTGCGACAGTGGTAACTGTTGctgaaattttgaaaaacaacGGTCTTGCTGTTGAAAAGAGTGAGATACTagcttttttctactttttttctttttatcccTATAGTGCTCTGGTGGTTGAATTGTTGGATTTGATTAATGATGGAATATTGATGCAGAAATCATGACATCAACCGTCGACATAAAGGATGATTCTAGAGGTAGACCAGTCCAAAAGGCCAAGGTAATAAGGCTGCAAACAGTTTCCTTTTTACTCTATAATATTTGCTTTAGAGCAAGAGACCTGTTTGGCCTTGGTTCGTGCAAGTCATACACTTGCACAATTAAAAGAAGCTTCGCTAAATTTATAGTCAGGCCAAACAGTCTATTTCTTAGATATAGTATTCTTTATTACTTGTTCTAAGTTCTACATTTGATGAATCATGTTTTAGATTGAAATAGTACTTGGGAAGACAGCAAATTTCGATGAGCTGATGGCAGCTGCAGCTGCTGAAGATGGTGAAAATGGAGATGTTGAAGAACAGACCGCAtgaaattaaagtaaaaaaactACATCTGAATCGTTTGAAGATATGTAATCTTTAATGATTTGCATTTTTGTTGTTGCGATGTAGAAGACATGTCATTTATAAACCATCCTGCAATATTGAACGACAAAATTCCTTTGTCTCTTTTCAGTATAAAATAGGCTTTTCATTCTTTCtggatttaatttattgttttcttcattGCGAGATGAAATTTCTTATGTTCCGAACAATTTGGATGAACTTGAGCTTTTGTTTCCTTCCCTTTCATCCACAATTCCACACCACTTATGAagattgtaaccaaaaaaaaaaaaaaccacttatGAAGATCAGTTTTCTGTGTTTTCTAATAGATATTGAAATTACCCCTTAAACTACCACAAATGAAAGTGCCCCTTATATAATAAATGTATACATTTTAAGGGATAGGGTAAATaagaatttaaattatttttttgtcaggaATAAGTATTTTAATTTATCCATCCACTTGAAATCCACTTTTGGTAAACCATTTAAGATCTATTTAGTTTAACTGAAAAATCAACTGATGAGTTAATTGAAGTTTTATTGGTAGAGTGGAAGCGCCAAATACATCTTAACGCTTGATTTGAGCTTATTAAcgatttttgaaataataaatggaCAATTTTTATGATGGAATTTTCCATTTTCCATTTCTAAACTTTCATCATAAgtgaacaacaacaaaaaatcttaTCAAAAGGATTTCTGCACAATATCCTTTAGTTTTATGACCTGTTGATGGTAATAAATCCTTTTATCAAAAGGGTTTAATACAAATCAGCTCACATGTCTTCAACAATAGATCATAAATTTCAAGTGGTCcatataattttgtaaaatattacTAAACGACCAAGTAAAGGTGCTAACgttttcaaccaaaaaaaaaaaaaagaaaaaaaagatgcTAATGTTTTAAAAACAGAGGGTTTTCTATTTTGCTAGTTCTCTAGTTTGCTACATTACAAAGTACAATAACAAAGAGTGATTTATGCTGCTTTCgcaacaattcttttttttttttggtgaaatctTTCGCAACAATTCTAGCTTGAATACAAcatggtaaaataaaaatagatagcACAGTTGATACTGAAATTGTACCACAAAAAAGTTGTTACTCAAACTATTTCAAAGTTATCTTAAACTTCTAATTAGTAATGCTTAATATACAGAAGAGATGCTTCGTGTTTGGAATCAAAGTAGAATACTTCATCATGTAATCCAACCAAACTTATTGGGATGATCAAGAGCTAACATCTCTACTAATTAACCAAAGCAGACCGACTCTCCCACGCATGCCTTCAAAGGATCCAAGTATTGGCTGGAGCTCAAAGAGTAGCAGACCAACTCTGATTCTCTGCTCTTAGCTCAGTTCTTGCTGTCAAATAACTTGACAGGTCCCTTCTCAGTTAGATTTCCTTATTAGAATGAGAATCGATGCATACCATCCAATTAGCTGCCAAGGCGGAGCTAAATCCAACACCTCTTTTACTAGACTTTGTAGCATATCCCTATTCCATGCTTGGACTGTAAAATTAATTGATGTTGCTGTAGCTGCAACATCTCCTTTGCCATGTGGCGCAGCTGCCAAGATATTAGTATGGGTGTGTCATGTTGAACATAAATAATACAGAGCAGCCCCTCATGCTACCACTCGGAGGAAACTAAAAACTGTAATGCCAGTATCTATGTCTTGCAACTGTGCAATTCATATCAAGTAGCTTTCTCCTGTACTTGGAAGCATTCGGTAAACATTTATGCTTGGCAAAAAGTTGGCATTATCTTCACAAAATGCTTGGCAAAAGATAACATGGATCGTCTCTTCACGCATGCTGTCACCGAGCATAGAAACCTCATTTTGTACTCGATTCATATACGAGGTATATGAGACTGCTGAGTTGATTAACCTTTATCTACGTAGAGTTTCCAAATGAAGTTTGGGAATTTCTTTACTCCGTGCTTTACTGCTAGCTTGTTACTTTTTGATCTTTGTTTTGTTGATCAGAAAGCATGGAGTCTTCAATCAGGGTCTGTAAAATAAACGAAGCCTCCGAAAGCCTTCCCTCATACAGGTATTTGTCTAATTTCAGGGAGTACTTGAAAGCAGTTTGGAATTCGATCTTATTCAGATCACCGGATATAATATTCCTCCATTCTTTTGATTTTCCTGTTTGACATACGCCATGTAGCAGGGCACTGAAACTTACAGAATCCATAAGAAAACCCTTACTCGTCATCTTAGTTTGCAAGGATTGGGCAGTGTCAACCATTCCATGTACACAAAGACAAACAATAATAGAATTATATGCGGCAATCACTTGACTCCATCCTTCTGATATCATCGTTACAAAGAAATCCAAAATCAAGGATCTGTCCTTGTTTTTTCTGATAAGATGTGTACTGTCTGTAATATTTGTTAAACCATTTATGAGGTAATGGAATGTAGTATCATTTGGAAGGCAGTTTCTCATCAGCATTAACTCAAAAAAGGATGCTGCTTTTTCGATTTTACAGGCCTTGCAAAAACCACCGATAAGTGTAGTGTATGTGACAACATTAGGCTCCAAATTAAGAGATTGCATCCCTCTGAAGACT
Coding sequences within it:
- the LOC123898341 gene encoding uncharacterized protein At2g34160-like translates to MEAITEGVNNININNNSNSDSYKKNRIQVSNTKKPLFFYVNLAKRYMQQHNEVELSALGMAIATVVTVAEILKNNGLAVEKKIMTSTVDIKDDSRGRPVQKAKIEIVLGKTANFDELMAAAAAEDGENGDVEEQTA